CTATAGGAAATCAATACTTTAGTTTTAGCATAAATTATGCTAATAATTCATTCAACAAATGGAACACTCTGTATGAAGATGAAAAATCTCACAAAAGATCGGCAGATCACATTATAGAAATAGATGTAGATAAAATTTTTCATCCTTATATTCTCGATCAATATAATCCGTCAAACACAATTACTGGCCGATTTTCATACAGAGGGATGGGTGGAAAACCCTATCATTTGGTTTACAATAATTGTTGTCATCAAGTCGCAATGTTTACAAATACAGCAATTTTTCCGTATCTAATTGATATTTTTGGTAATCCTCAAGGAAATACTTACTGGCTAAATTATGACAATGAACATTATGCTCAAGCCAGATATGAAAAACTCAAGAGTTTGTATTGTAAATACAATATAAATAATGACAAAGAAGATATCATAATTTTATGCAAATGGGAATTGTTTAAAATGTATAAACTGGCTTTATTACATAAGTATGGCTCAAAAGTAGCTATGAACATACTGGAAAAAAATTACCCTGAGGAACAACCAGATCAAGTTGTTTGGCATCCTAATAGCATTATAAAATATGCCAACTACGCCAAAGCTGTAGTTGAAGATTTTTCAGGAAGAGTTCCATCGCTACCCTGGATTTATACTACCCAGTGGGCTAATAGTAATGGTGCGCCAATAAAAGCAGAAATTAATAGCGTAGAGGAATTCCAGCGGACAGATATAGGATTTAGAGAGCAGACATCATTAAATAAATCAATAGATGATGTAATAAATACATTAAAAAAATATCCAGGGTTAATATTGAAAATTTTCAATTTGAAAAAATAAAATTAATATATAGTTCTTTAAACAGAAGAGATACTCATTTAAACTTTAAACCTGCTCTCCAAATTGCCAAAAAAAAGAAATTGATAACTTAAAATAATTAATTATTTTACAAGGAGTATTGAGTAATGATTAAAATCAGAAAATACCTAAAGAAACTATTGCTTTCATTACTAAAAGGGGCTTTTGTTCGGAATAAAACATTTTCAGTTAAATCTTTGCTAGTTAAGACTCTTAGGAAACTTTTCAGCACGCAAGAAAGGAGACAGTTGTGGACAAAATTAAATGAGCAAGTCGTTGAATTTATGAAACAATCTGGATATGAAGATCAGGCTAGACCAATTGCAGAATCTGCACTAGAATTAGCCAGATTGATTGGTGAACCACTGTTAGTGTCAAACTCGTTGAGTAATTTAGCAACAATAAATTATAATTCAGCGGTCTTTTTCTCCAATAATGCAGCAAAATATGGACATATTTTCAATATGGAGCCTATTTATAAAAGAGCAGCACAAATGCATTGGGAAGCATTAATAATCAATAGTAGTTGGTTAGGAAATGACAGTTTAGAAGTTGCAATAGTTGCTGGTAATTTAGCAAACATTTTGGTTATAATGGAACATTATGATTTAGCAGAGATGTGCTATAAAGAAGTTCTACGAATAAAACAAAAAGAACTTGATCCACATCATCATTCTTTGGTGAAAAGTTTAAATAATTTAGTGATGTTTTACGAATTGAGAGGTCAATATGATAAGGCGAATAAATTAAGGAGTGAGGGACTAAATTTTGCTGCCAAGGATACTTGGCTACCAAAGAACCTATTTTAGTGATGAGCAAGATGGAATTGTTAAATACCTTCATATAATAAGGAGATAAAATGTTAAATCCATTAGGAGCTTTTGAAGAGGGTTTCCGATTATCTCAAAAAGCAATTGATTATTTAGTAGAATGGAATACTGAAGCTGAAATTGCTTCTAGTATTTCTCAAACAACACAACAAGTTGTTGAAATATTGGTCAATGTACCTGGTATGACTATGGCTCATAGTAGAGATTTCAAAAGAGCGACACCTTTTTTACAACTGAAAGATGGTACAGTAGTTAAAATTTTTATAAATCCAGCACAAGTAAAACACATATTTTTAGCAGATTCTAACAACAAAATGATATTTGGAGGCTATGTAGGTTGGATTCATAACAAAAATTTAAATGAAGCTATTGATAATATCAAGAAAGAATTTAGTTAGGAGATTATCTCTGGAGTGAATTGCACTAAGATAAGCCAAAACATTTATGACACAAGAGTTTGAAGGATTTAGATGTACCGGATAGGGAAGTGACAGTTAAAACAGCTAATTCGCGAATTTTCTACGCGAATGCTTATTGGAGCTATTCTCGATTCTCTCTTTTTTCTCGTACAAATCAATCCGACCTTCTAAAAACCTTAATAGTCTTGTGAGAAATCCGGGGTACTTATACTGATTAAGCAACGCCTGAATGTCCACTGTTTAGTATCGTAGGGTGCGTTAGGATGAAATCCGTAACGCACCATCATCAAGGATATGGTGCCGTACTCTCGGCGATCACGCACCCTACGTATCTGTCAAAAATCAAGCCGGATTCCTATATGAATAGATAAACCTGCTTGAAGCCCTCACCGTTGTCCTAATTTATTTTTGGGAAATCACTACTTACAAATTACCCCCACAATCTCCTCCCAGCTTTCCCATTCAATCTCTCATGGGTATCTTGCAATAAAGCGGGAATTTCTAATTTCTCTGGACACCTGGGTAAACATTCGCCGCATTCTGTACACCGATTACCCTTCATACCACCAAACCAATGACCAGCATTTTCAAACATGCCGTAACGATATTGTCCATAATCAGTCATATCATAAGCTATTGCCAGATTACGTAACCGCAATACCTCTGGAATATTGATGTTTTCTGGACAAGGTAAACAAGCATAACACTGGCTACATTTATCAGTTTTTAACGCTATTTTTTGCTGATTTTCTAAACGTTGAAAAGCCGCAATCTCCTCTAAAGTTAATTCACCATCACTATCAGCAACCCGCAGAGGTGCGATTAATTCATCTGGCTTTGCAGGTCCAACACTTAAGGTAGTAATGCGGCTATCACTCAGCAAAAATCGATAATTTAACTCTAAAGGTGAAAATGGCTCACACAACTCTTTTAATGTTTCGGGTGGGGTGTACAGCTTTCCTCCCTTATCAGCAGGAGAAATGATGAAAACGCCCATATCTTTCTCGACTGCTAGCTGAATCGCTGGTGCATGGCGTTGGAAAAAATAGTAATAATGCAGATTGACAAATTCAAATAAATCTGTATTGATAGCCGCCTGAATTAGTTCTAATGAGCCGTGGGTGGAAAAACCTACATGTCGCACCCGGCCATCAGTAACAGCTTCTTGCACAGCTTGCATACAACCACCTTGAGCTTGTACCCAGTCGAGGTGTTCCCACGTGTTCAAGCCATGAATTCCCAAGCAATCTAAATAATCTAGCTTTAATCTTACCAGGGATTCATCAATGTAGCGGCGCATGGTGTCAGCATCCTGCGTGGGAGGGATTTTTGTAGTAATGTGAAGCCTGGTTCGAGGTACTGATAAACCAGCTTTTAGCGCTTCACCAAAATACTCCTCACTTTTACCGTAACCTCGCGCAGTTTCTATGTGATTAATTCCTAGCGCCAAAGCTGTTTCGATAGTTTTGGAAGCATTTTTTGCATCGGCTAAGTAACGCATTGTTCCCAAAGAAAAAACAGAAAGGCGTAAATTAGTTTTCCCAAAACGTCGGTATTGCATCTTCAACAGAGTTAAAAGTCAATAGTTAGGAGTTATAAGTTAAAACAAATAACTCCTAACTCATAACTCATAATTTATAACTTTTCTAACTTTCGCCATTACCAAAGCGCTTGATTAAATCCTCGGGACGGATATTAGAAAGAAATTCGCGGAAGGCTTCCTGTTCTGCTTCATCAGCGTCGCGATCAACGGGGATCGAAGCATCAGCAATTACTTCTTCCATTACCCAAATAGGGGTATTTGTACGTAGTGCCACAGCGATCGCATCGCTAGGACGTGCGTCAATTTCTTTTTTCACTTCACCCTGCTGGACAATCAAAGCTGCATAAAATGTATCTTTTTGCAAGGAATGAATCACAACTTTCTCCAGAGTTAAGTTCCAAGTCTCCAGAATATTCACAATCAGGTCGTGAGTTAAGGGTCTGGGCGGCTTCTGATTTTCCAATGCTCCCGCAATTGCCCTGGCCTGTTCTTGACCGATATAAATTGGCAAAGCGCGACGATCTGAAGCATCTTTTAAAAGTACAATCGGACTGCGGGTTATGGCATCTAATGCTATGCCAGCGACTCTCATTTCAATCATTGGCGAAGCCTCTATAATCCTGTGGGCAATTGGGTGTGAAGTAACAAATAATACTCTTGGCGGTAAGGTAGGGGAAAAGAATAAACATAGGCATTTGTTCTCTATAATTGCTTCTATTAAACTCCGAACTTGATGTGAACACCAGAGTACGTCAAATTGGTCTAGTTCGACAACAACCTTCTTACCCAAGTATGCCTTGTGAAGGATGTAAATGTGTTGATAACCTTATACTAAAATCAATCGGGAATTATACTCATATTTTGTTAGATTCTTGTGATCATCTGAGTGGATTTTAGGCAAAATGAGATAATAAATAGAGTTACTTTGGCAAAAAAGCTGTGTTTACAGGACTAATCCAAGGCTTAGGAACAATCAGACCCCTAGGGGGAGATTCTTGGCAAATTACTTGTGTAGGTCAGTCACCAGAGGCAATTATGCACGATCTGGCTTATGGCGATAGTGTTGCAGTAGATGGCGTTTGCCTCACAGTGGAAGAAATTTTAAAAGACGGATTTATTGCCACTGCATCACCAGAAACCCTGCGCCGTACCACCCTCTCAAGAGAGGAAAACCAACAAAAATATGTCAACCTAGAAACGTCATTGCGGGTGGGTGGCAAAGTAGGCGGTCATTTTGTCATGGGACATGTAGACGGCCTTGGGCGAATGCTAAGTGCAGAACAAACGGCTACTTCTTGGGAAATGACCTTTACAGCATCTGAAGCGATCGCCCGGTACATTGTCCCTAAAGGTAGCATTGCCGTCAACGGCATAAGTCTCACAGTGGCTGCATATCAGCCTGATAACTGCCAGTTTACCGTAGCGGTAATTCCCCTCACCTATGCCGAGACAAATCTCAACTATTTAGTCTCTGGTAACTGGGTAAATCTAGAAGGAGATATTCTCGGCAAATATGTCGAAAAATTCCTCTCTCCTGGCAACCGCAACCACAAAAATGGCGATGACATCTATTCTGATGATATTACACCCACTTTCTTAATAGAACACGGGTATTTTTGACACTCTGCGGTCTGTTCGCCCTTGGCGTCTCCCCGAGTGAGAAGACACGCAGATTCTTTAAGACTTGCTTAAAAGGGATAGTCAAATATCCCCCTAGACGCTCAAAACAATTACCAATAACACAGGTATTGCAATTGCGCAAAATTTTCTTTTTTTTGTTTTCCGAGTCCATCACAACGCCAGTTAGGTACGCTCCATGTTTTCCCATTACTTGTTTACCCAGAGTCGCAACTTGTGCTCTTGCGAGGTAAATTAGGGGTCTCTCCTTACAAAACACTTCAACACGTAGATGGTTATTCCTACTCACAATTTGATTATATCATTTTCCACGGGTGGTTTTAACCACCCGTGGCGTGTTTCCTCCACTGTCTAAAGCCAAGTGGCTTCCACACGACCCGTGATGTTTTTGTGAATGGGGATTGGGGATTGGGTATTGGGTATTGGGTATTGGGGATGAGGGGGATAAGGGGCATAAGGGGGATGAGGAAGTAATATTACCATGCCCCATGCCCCATGCCCCATGCCCCATGCCCCATGCCCCAATCCCCAATCTTAGCTACCTGGTTGTTGGGGGACTTGGGCGGTGCGTAAGACTTGAACCAACTGACTCATGGACGCCTGTAATTGGGTACCTGGGTCAGTAGCCACCCATCCATTTTGTGTCAGGTTGCGGACTTCAAAGTGCAGGTGTGGTCCTGTGGAATTACCGGTGCTACCAACTCGCCCGATGACAGTTCCTGGATTTACCCACTGACCGGGTTGCACAAACAGTTCTGACATGTGACCGTAGAGAGTTTGTTGCGCTCCGGTGTGGTTGATGATGACAGTTAAACCATAGCCTCCTACCCAATCAGCAATTTCTACTTGACCTTTAGCGGCGGCTAAAACTGGTGTCCCCATCGGCGCACCCAAATCTGTACCGGAGTGGAAGCGGCGATCGCCTGTGATGGGATGAATCCGCCAACCGAATAAGGAAGTAATTGGTGCGGGGATTGACAAGGGGAACATCATTCCGTTGCCAGCATAAGCCACCGTCCCACTATAGGGGATTTGCGGCAATGTTGACGCCAGTGGGAAGTCGTAAGCTACTGTGCTGGGGCGGGGTGCGACGTTACCATCAGCCATTGGTGCGGGTAAAGTACCACCAATAGACGGAATTGGTGTGGCACTAATTCTCGTGGGGGAGAATTCGCTGGGGTGAGGGATAAACCGATTCGAGCGAAATCCGCTGCTGGGGACATCACTAGAAGCAACGCGACTGGGACGCCATCTCTGGTTGGTGTTATTGCTAGCAGCCGCTAGGGGTCTACGCCAGTGTCTATTGTTTTGACTAGTTGGGGTGTCACTACTAGCAACAGGTAGGGGATTACGCCAGTGTCTGTTGTTTTCACCACTTGCTTGGTGTCGGACTCGTGGAACGATTGCTAAATCAGCATTTTGACTTCTTCTGAGCCAATTAGGTGCTGGTTTATTGTCGCCATCAGCTACACGCTGATTGCGAGAGGGGGTTTCGGGTGTTTTGGCACAAAAACCGGTTGATACACCTTGTCCAGCCCCTAAAATGGTACGACAACCACTAGAGCGTTCTGTGACTACCACAGAATTTGGTGCTTGATAGCTACCTGTGGCAGCAGCATTGTAATCTGTAGGGTCAATATAGGCGTTATTGTAATCCTTGGTTTTTTCTTCCGTGGCGCTGTTCGCAGTGTTCGAGTTGTTTGCAGGTTGGGCAACTTCTGGTAATTTTTCTGGTAAAGCGCGAACAGGAGTAGATGTGGTTACTTCTGGTTCGGCTTTTTCCTCTCTGCGGCTGGCTCTAGGCTGGGAAACTTCTGGTTTGGGTTTTTCCTCTCTAGCCGTTTCTACTTCTACCTGGGGTCTTGAGCGTCTGATAGACCTAATTAGCTCAGAATCCTGGGTTTTGCGTCTAGACTGTCTCACCGGCTCTGTTGATTCAGCTACAGCTTCTGGGCGTAGTCTCTTTCTGAGTCTGACGCGCCGTTCGATAAATTCTGGTTCTATTCTAGTTACTTCCGGTTCTGCAGTCTCTTTTTTAACTGGATTTGTAATAACTGCTGGCTGGGTTGGCTGAGAATTTTCAATAGTAGGAACAATGTTGTCTATAGATGTTTCCGTTTGAGCAACCACGAAGCCACTACCGAGGAGGCTCAAGCTACTCAACCAACAGATACTCTGTGCTGGGAGCGATCGCGCAAAGCGTTTTGTCTTCATTCTTGGCAAAGGATTATGGGCAGAGTTATTCGGCTGCGTCATTGTTCTCTCAGTTTTGTGTAATTATTAAACGTTAAACAAGTTGTGAGTGCTGAGTGCTGAATCCTGAGTGCTGAGTCAAAGTCTCCAGTCCTCAGTCTCCAGTCCTCAGTCCCTTTTTCATCCTTCCTGGTGTAAGCTGGGAATGATGCCTACTTATATAAACCTCAAAGTTCAACAGAAGATCGACGATATCCCAAACTGATTGTACCGGGTTCTACGTAAAATTCTTGTGTTTTTAGTGCTGTTGCATCATAATGTTTGCTACTAACTCGTAAATTACCTTCAGAAGTGACGCCAACTATCGTCCCTGAAAGATTATTGACCTCTACTGTATCACCCATGTTCGTCAGTAAATTTGCATATCGGGACAAGAGTGTGCTGACTCCTGTTTGAAAAAGGCACTCAATACCGGATTCTATCCCCAGTAAAACGGCGGAGGTTAGCATTTCCAGGCAAGAAATCGGTCTTGTATCCTGGGAAGCTTGCCAAGATTCCAGATTGATTCCGGTTTCGGGGACTGGGTTAGCCCAGTTAATCCCAACTCCAATTACTGCTTGGGTGATTTGTCCTTTGTGGACTTTAGTTTCCGTCAAAATGCCGCCAAGCTTGCGACCATTCAAGACTAAATCATTCGGCCATTTAATTCCAACACTTACGCCACATTTTTGCAATTGGGCAGCAATTCCCCAAGCACTGGCGAATGTTAGCTGATAACTGTTGTTAGCCTCTAGTTTGGGTGCAATTGCTACAGAAAGATATAATCCGCCAGTAGCCGAAATCCATTGTCGTCCCCATTGTCCCCGCCCAGCAGTCTGCTGAGTAGCGATGACTACACTTCCTGTTTCTGCCCCTTGGTCTAGCAAGCTCCACAGGGTTTGGCTAGTAGAGGCTACACTGTCAAAAATGTGTAGAGAAAATGGTAAATATGTATACTCTCGCCCTGGGTTCAGGGCTACTGCTAATTTTTGCTGATCAAATCCCACGCAGTTAACCTAAAATCCCGTTGTTCAAGTTAGCATTAATTGGCTGATTTTGATTTTCTGTTTAGGTTTGGTTCAAGATGCACACCTGGAACTGGCGCAATTGGGAAGAACTGCCTTATCTGACTTGTAGTATCCTCGACGGCTGGGAACATGGTTTCTTTACCCAGCAGTTTTGGCCGCGTTTACCGACAGACTTAACAAAAGTGCTGCAACCAGACGCATTAGTTTATCGCTTGAAACAGGTTCATGGCAATACTGTTCTCACCCCACAAGAAATTGACACACAGTTAAGCAATCTTGGGGATGAGGTTGAGCTAGCATCAGCAGATGGTTTAATTACCGAGCAACCATTGCAAGCTGTGTGGGTCGCCAGTGCTGATTGTACACCTGTACTGATTGGAGATGTCAAAACCGGACAGGTATCAGCAATTCATGCAGGGTGGCGCGGTACTGCCAAAAAGATTGTCCCCTTGGCGATCGCCCGACTGCAAGCACAAGGGAGCAAACTAGAAGATTTGCGAATTGCAATGGGTCCGGCGATCGCAGGTGTTGTTTACCAAGTTTCTGTCGAAGTGGCAGCCGAAATCGGGTCTAGTATTATATCACATGAAGACCCACAAAAGATAGTAGCCACATTGCATGATTTACCCAATTCCCCATTGCATCAAGACCCCAACCCCGAAAAAGTGCGGGTGGATGTTAGGCGGGTAAATGCTTTACAGATAGAAAGTCTCGGTATTCACGCCGAACAAGTGGCGATCGCTCCTTATTGTACCTACCAAACCCCTGAGCATTTCTTTTCTTACCGTCGCGAGCAAGAGAAAAAAGTCCAATGGTCTGGAATTGTCAGTAGGGATTAGGGACTGGGGACAGCAATCATTTTGTAGGGTGCGTCAGATGTCAAAAATTTGTTGTTCATCTCCAACTTTTCAAATCTGATGCCCCCTAATTATAGCTTGTAAGTTTTAGCTGAAAATAGAATTATAGAATTAGGGAAAGAGTTATGTCTGAGCAATACTCTATCGAACAAATTCCTGTCAACTTAAACAAAATTATTCAGAAAATTGCACAAGGTGAACAAATCGAAATTACCCAGCAAGGTAGACAGATTGCCGTAATTATTTCCAGCGCTGAATATGAAAAATTATTGAATCAAAACATGAGTTTTTGGGAATGTATAGAACGATTTCGCCAAGAATATAATGTCGAGTCCGCAGAGATTAACCCTGATGAAATTTTTGCTCTTGTGCGGGATAAATCATCCGGCCGTGAGGTGATTTTTTGATTTTATGCGCTTCCTTCTAGATACTAATATCCTCTCAGAACCGTTGCGCCCCGCCCAAATTCAGGTTCGGTAATGAGAGAAAACACGCCCTAGCCCCTACCCCCTATTTGCGTATGTCCATTCCTGAACCCCAACAAGAGTTTCTGTTGTAGGGGTTTAGCATTGCTAAACCCCTACGACATCTCCGGTTTTTTGCAGCCCATATGTTGTGTTTTTGTCAATGCGTAATACCATTTCACCAAAACTCTGATACATATAGAAGCCAGTAGGGGCAGGGCATTGCCGTGCCCCTACCAACGTATTTGTATCATACTTAAAGTGAAACGGTATAAGTCCTAAAATATTCTGACCTTGACCTCATTTTAGTTGTCGAAGATATTCATTATCAACAAATTTTAGAAGAGCGACAAGTTTTCGCCTATAATTACTACTCAGTTAACGCTGCATACAAAACTTCACGATGCATCAGGGCACCATTCACCAAAGATTGTATTTTCTCAGACGCCAGCGGGGCACCATTGACATAATACTCAATCCAAGCTTGACTAATTAAATTAGGGTCATCTGGTAAACTCGCTAAATCCCACCCAGGTATTTGCAAATCTTCCATCAGGCGATTTACCTTGGGATCATAACTGAGAGCAAAACAACGACAACCTTCAGCCGCTGCCATAATCAAGCTGTGTAACCGCATCCCAATTGCCATTGTAACGCCACGATACACACCTTTTAAAACTTGCGGATCTTCCAAACAAATAATTTGACTGACACCGGCTAAATGTGGTTGAATTGCTTGGGCAATATTTAAATCTTCGCTTTTTTGAAAAGGTAATAGTATAATGAAAGATTGGGTGCTTGCTTGAAAATCTACCAAAGCACGGGTGAGATTTGCTAAACGAGTTTCCGTTAATTGGGGATGCGATCGCAAAGTCACAGCCACTCTAGGCGTAGGTAAATCCTCAAGTTGCGGTACTGGACTAGATGCTAAAGCCCAAACCGGGTCAGGCGCAAGAATACAAGGAATTTGCCAATCGGATAACAAACCAGCACTAGCGCGATCGCGTACACTAACTTTAGTACAACCAGCAAAATTTTGCCGCGCTAACCAACGAGTCACAGAATGCTTCACAGGACCAATACCCTGCGCCCAAGCAACAGTTTTCAAACCCATTTTCTGAGCCAGTGTCATCAGTCCCCCATAATAAAAAGGGCTGATGGTGCTAGTAACATCTTGAATTAAACTCCCACCACCCCAGATGAAAGCATCACTTGATCGCATTGCTTGCAGGACAGGTAAAAAAGCCATACGATTGTAGGATTCCACACCATAGCGATCGCTCGTTTGCTCTGGATTACCCGAAAGAACCACCGGCGTCACATAAGGTGGTAGCATCTGCAAAAGCGTTGCCAACAAAGCTTCATCACCACCATTACCCTTACCGTAATACCCAGACAATAACGCCCGCATTGGTTTCATGTTGAATTTTAAATTTCATAGGACTTACCCATTGACAAAAAACACAAAATATGGGCTGCAAAAAACCGGAGATTTCGTAGGGGTTTAGCATTGCTAAACCCCGAAAACGCGGGTCTGTTTACCATCAAAGTAATAATTAATCAAAGCCTGAAACAACGTATTTTGGTAAAAGCATACCATGCCAAATTTGTACAGTGCGTAAGTCCTATTTCAGATTAACAAGTTTTTTGACAACTGAATATCTACCACTGATACAGATATCAAGTGAAATCGCTGTCATAATGCCCAAAAAATCATAATTCCCTTGTGGGAAGATGAGGGAGTAGGAGAGTAATGTCCTAGTCAACTATTTGCCAGACTTACATGGACATTTATTAACAAACCGCACCAAAAACCTTGCTCGCGTATGGTGCAGACCCTACGCGCTCTGGGGGCTTCTGTCAGCAAATATTTCAAGAAAATTTACATAAACCTTCTAGACCCACCTGTACTATTTATGTGATGATTTGAAAAGCTTGCCTTACAAGTAAATTTGTGTTACTGACTTCTATCAAAACCAAGTTAAAATTGACTGCCGACCAGAAAATTCTGATGTCAAAACATGCCGGCATATCCCGATTTACATACAATTGGGGACTCGCCACATGGCAAGCATTGTATCAATCTGGATATCAACCCAATCACTTGATTTTGAAAAAGTTCTTTAATAATGAAGTGAAGCCAGTTTTGACTTGGATTAAAGAACCAGGTATTTGTCAAAAAATCACAGAATTTGCTTTTGATAATTTAGGGAAAGCTTTTAAGAACTTCTTTTGTAAACGTGCAGACTATCCCAAGTTTAAAAGAAAAGGGAGAAATGAGAGTTTTACAATTAATGCGGGTGGTAAACCAATAAATATCGGTGGTAAACGGATTAAATTACCAACGATTGGCTGGGTTGCAACTTA
The Gloeotrichia echinulata CP02 DNA segment above includes these coding regions:
- a CDS encoding tetratricopeptide repeat protein — its product is MIKIRKYLKKLLLSLLKGAFVRNKTFSVKSLLVKTLRKLFSTQERRQLWTKLNEQVVEFMKQSGYEDQARPIAESALELARLIGEPLLVSNSLSNLATINYNSAVFFSNNAAKYGHIFNMEPIYKRAAQMHWEALIINSSWLGNDSLEVAIVAGNLANILVIMEHYDLAEMCYKEVLRIKQKELDPHHHSLVKSLNNLVMFYELRGQYDKANKLRSEGLNFAAKDTWLPKNLF
- a CDS encoding aldo/keto reductase, whose amino-acid sequence is MQYRRFGKTNLRLSVFSLGTMRYLADAKNASKTIETALALGINHIETARGYGKSEEYFGEALKAGLSVPRTRLHITTKIPPTQDADTMRRYIDESLVRLKLDYLDCLGIHGLNTWEHLDWVQAQGGCMQAVQEAVTDGRVRHVGFSTHGSLELIQAAINTDLFEFVNLHYYYFFQRHAPAIQLAVEKDMGVFIISPADKGGKLYTPPETLKELCEPFSPLELNYRFLLSDSRITTLSVGPAKPDELIAPLRVADSDGELTLEEIAAFQRLENQQKIALKTDKCSQCYACLPCPENINIPEVLRLRNLAIAYDMTDYGQYRYGMFENAGHWFGGMKGNRCTECGECLPRCPEKLEIPALLQDTHERLNGKAGRRLWG
- a CDS encoding bifunctional nuclease family protein, translated to MIEMRVAGIALDAITRSPIVLLKDASDRRALPIYIGQEQARAIAGALENQKPPRPLTHDLIVNILETWNLTLEKVVIHSLQKDTFYAALIVQQGEVKKEIDARPSDAIAVALRTNTPIWVMEEVIADASIPVDRDADEAEQEAFREFLSNIRPEDLIKRFGNGES
- a CDS encoding riboflavin synthase — its product is MFTGLIQGLGTIRPLGGDSWQITCVGQSPEAIMHDLAYGDSVAVDGVCLTVEEILKDGFIATASPETLRRTTLSREENQQKYVNLETSLRVGGKVGGHFVMGHVDGLGRMLSAEQTATSWEMTFTASEAIARYIVPKGSIAVNGISLTVAAYQPDNCQFTVAVIPLTYAETNLNYLVSGNWVNLEGDILGKYVEKFLSPGNRNHKNGDDIYSDDITPTFLIEHGYF
- a CDS encoding peptidoglycan DD-metalloendopeptidase family protein gives rise to the protein MTQPNNSAHNPLPRMKTKRFARSLPAQSICWLSSLSLLGSGFVVAQTETSIDNIVPTIENSQPTQPAVITNPVKKETAEPEVTRIEPEFIERRVRLRKRLRPEAVAESTEPVRQSRRKTQDSELIRSIRRSRPQVEVETAREEKPKPEVSQPRASRREEKAEPEVTTSTPVRALPEKLPEVAQPANNSNTANSATEEKTKDYNNAYIDPTDYNAAATGSYQAPNSVVVTERSSGCRTILGAGQGVSTGFCAKTPETPSRNQRVADGDNKPAPNWLRRSQNADLAIVPRVRHQASGENNRHWRNPLPVASSDTPTSQNNRHWRRPLAAASNNTNQRWRPSRVASSDVPSSGFRSNRFIPHPSEFSPTRISATPIPSIGGTLPAPMADGNVAPRPSTVAYDFPLASTLPQIPYSGTVAYAGNGMMFPLSIPAPITSLFGWRIHPITGDRRFHSGTDLGAPMGTPVLAAAKGQVEIADWVGGYGLTVIINHTGAQQTLYGHMSELFVQPGQWVNPGTVIGRVGSTGNSTGPHLHFEVRNLTQNGWVATDPGTQLQASMSQLVQVLRTAQVPQQPGS
- a CDS encoding biotin--[acetyl-CoA-carboxylase] ligase, with translation MGFDQQKLAVALNPGREYTYLPFSLHIFDSVASTSQTLWSLLDQGAETGSVVIATQQTAGRGQWGRQWISATGGLYLSVAIAPKLEANNSYQLTFASAWGIAAQLQKCGVSVGIKWPNDLVLNGRKLGGILTETKVHKGQITQAVIGVGINWANPVPETGINLESWQASQDTRPISCLEMLTSAVLLGIESGIECLFQTGVSTLLSRYANLLTNMGDTVEVNNLSGTIVGVTSEGNLRVSSKHYDATALKTQEFYVEPGTISLGYRRSSVEL
- the pgeF gene encoding peptidoglycan editing factor PgeF, whose translation is MHTWNWRNWEELPYLTCSILDGWEHGFFTQQFWPRLPTDLTKVLQPDALVYRLKQVHGNTVLTPQEIDTQLSNLGDEVELASADGLITEQPLQAVWVASADCTPVLIGDVKTGQVSAIHAGWRGTAKKIVPLAIARLQAQGSKLEDLRIAMGPAIAGVVYQVSVEVAAEIGSSIISHEDPQKIVATLHDLPNSPLHQDPNPEKVRVDVRRVNALQIESLGIHAEQVAIAPYCTYQTPEHFFSYRREQEKKVQWSGIVSRD
- a CDS encoding type II toxin-antitoxin system prevent-host-death family antitoxin; translated protein: MSEQYSIEQIPVNLNKIIQKIAQGEQIEITQQGRQIAVIISSAEYEKLLNQNMSFWECIERFRQEYNVESAEINPDEIFALVRDKSSGREVIF
- the csaB gene encoding polysaccharide pyruvyl transferase CsaB, coding for MRALLSGYYGKGNGGDEALLATLLQMLPPYVTPVVLSGNPEQTSDRYGVESYNRMAFLPVLQAMRSSDAFIWGGGSLIQDVTSTISPFYYGGLMTLAQKMGLKTVAWAQGIGPVKHSVTRWLARQNFAGCTKVSVRDRASAGLLSDWQIPCILAPDPVWALASSPVPQLEDLPTPRVAVTLRSHPQLTETRLANLTRALVDFQASTQSFIILLPFQKSEDLNIAQAIQPHLAGVSQIICLEDPQVLKGVYRGVTMAIGMRLHSLIMAAAEGCRCFALSYDPKVNRLMEDLQIPGWDLASLPDDPNLISQAWIEYYVNGAPLASEKIQSLVNGALMHREVLYAALTE